The window TTCCTCCTCCCGTTCGGACTGGGGTATCTCATCGGCGAGTACGTCGGCGCGACGCTGGAGGAGGCGCTGTTCATCGGCATCGCGATGGCGGCGACGTCGCTGGCCACCAAGTCGCGGATCCTGGTGGACCTCGACCTGCTGGACACCCGCATCGCCGGCGTGTTGCTCGGCGGGGCGCTCCTCTCGGACGTCGGGATCATGGTGGTGTTCGCCGGCGTGCTCGGGTTCGTCGAGACGGGATCGGTGACGCCGGTCGGCCTCGCGACGGTGGTCGCGAAGGCGCTGGGCTTCTTCGTGGTCGTGCTGCTGATCGGCGAGTACCTCCTGCCGGTCCTCTGGCGGCGCCTGGAGTCGCTGATGCAGCGTTACGGCTTCGTCGACAAGACGTCGGCGTTCTCCGTCGCGCTGCTGGTCGCGCTCTCGTTCGCCTACCTCGCGGCGGCGGTCGACCTGCACATGATCATCGGCGGCTTCGTCGCCGGGATGTACCTCCGGCAGGCCCAGCTCGAGCCGGACATCTACGACCACATGCACGACGTCATCTACGACCTCGCGATGGGCTTTTTCGCGCCCATCTTCTTCGTGACGATCGGCTTCGAGCTCACCCTGAACGTGTTCACGGAGGACCTCGCGCTGCTCTCGATCGTCCTGGCGGCGGCCTTCGTCGGCAAGATCGTCGGGAGCTGGCTGTTCGCGGTCCCGACGAAGCTCACGAGCCGGGAGGGACTCGTCATCGGCTTCGGGATGAACGGCCGCGGCACCGTCGAGATCATCATCGTCTCGATCGGCCTCTCGGCCGGCGTCATCACCCAGGAGCTGTTCTCGATT of the Halomicrobium salinisoli genome contains:
- a CDS encoding cation:proton antiporter — its product is MVESTGFDVFSLLLVLTLAWVFGNGAERLGYPALMGEILAGIVFGPALLGLLRPAPFLDVFSELGVFLLMVYVGMEVDLHDLFELGPQSLMIAVGGFLLPFGLGYLIGEYVGATLEEALFIGIAMAATSLATKSRILVDLDLLDTRIAGVLLGGALLSDVGIMVVFAGVLGFVETGSVTPVGLATVVAKALGFFVVVLLIGEYLLPVLWRRLESLMQRYGFVDKTSAFSVALLVALSFAYLAAAVDLHMIIGGFVAGMYLRQAQLEPDIYDHMHDVIYDLAMGFFAPIFFVTIGFELTLNVFTEDLALLSIVLAAAFVGKIVGSWLFAVPTKLTSREGLVIGFGMNGRGTVEIIIVSIGLSAGVITQELFSILVFMAIFTTALVPATMKLGVDWLERADELVYMTGDAETGLD